The Deltaproteobacteria bacterium genome includes a window with the following:
- a CDS encoding NifU family protein, translated as MPVNVNLEFTPNPDTLKYTVNQQLLDRGAENFTESVQAERSPLAKRLFSVDGVKAVMIGPTFVTVTVTGQDKLMQVNTSMLREIKTHLEAGEPVITGPRIQSEHGASNSEAAQKIIEILDQQIRPAVAQDGGDIVFHKFENGTVYLQMRGSCSSCPSSIATLKQGIETRLRELVPEVVEVVQI; from the coding sequence ATGCCAGTAAACGTGAACCTCGAATTTACGCCCAATCCCGATACGCTCAAATATACAGTGAACCAGCAGTTGCTGGACCGCGGGGCGGAGAACTTCACCGAATCGGTCCAGGCCGAACGCTCGCCCCTGGCCAAGCGGCTTTTCAGCGTGGATGGGGTGAAGGCGGTCATGATTGGGCCGACTTTCGTCACGGTCACCGTCACCGGACAGGACAAGCTGATGCAGGTGAATACCTCCATGCTCCGCGAGATCAAGACACATCTGGAGGCAGGTGAGCCCGTCATCACCGGGCCGCGTATCCAGTCCGAGCACGGCGCCAGCAACTCGGAAGCAGCTCAGAAGATTATCGAGATTCTCGACCAGCAGATCCGTCCGGCCGTCGCGCAGGATGGTGGCGACATCGTGTTTCACAAGTTTGAAAACGGGACCGTCTACCTCCAGATGCGGGGATCGTGCTCAAGTTGTCCATCCTCGATCGCCACGCTCAAGCAGGGAATCGAAACCCGGCTCCGCGAACTGGTGCCTGAAGTGGTCGAAGTCGTTCAGATCTGA
- a CDS encoding glycosyltransferase family 2 protein has translation MNPLEFSVVIPALNEAESIPQLVSELSQVMGETGKSWEVIFVDDGSQDGTADLLRALASTGGVVRVIIFKRRFGQSAALEAGFLAARGRFLLPMDADLQHDPRDFFPMLRQLEAEEADMIVGWRKDRKDGKLRSAISATASRIISEVTGVPLHDHGCNLKVIRREPWHGQRIPPGWHRFLGVIACRRGMVVRERVINHRPRLHGESHYDFMRIPVVARDAARVTRLTPEACRNLQGVSYEIAEILPPDPVAESI, from the coding sequence ATGAATCCGCTGGAGTTTTCAGTCGTCATTCCCGCCCTGAATGAGGCGGAAAGCATCCCGCAGCTTGTCAGTGAACTTTCTCAGGTGATGGGCGAAACGGGCAAGTCATGGGAGGTCATTTTTGTTGACGATGGCTCCCAGGATGGAACGGCGGATCTGCTCCGGGCGTTGGCTTCGACAGGTGGAGTCGTCCGGGTGATTATCTTCAAACGCAGATTCGGGCAGTCGGCGGCGCTGGAGGCTGGTTTTCTGGCTGCCCGGGGGCGGTTTCTCCTCCCCATGGATGCCGACCTGCAGCACGATCCGCGCGATTTCTTTCCGATGCTCCGGCAACTGGAAGCCGAAGAGGCCGACATGATTGTCGGCTGGCGCAAGGATCGCAAGGACGGGAAACTTCGCTCGGCCATATCGGCCACGGCGAGCAGGATTATTTCAGAGGTGACGGGTGTCCCACTTCACGACCACGGCTGCAACCTGAAGGTAATTCGCCGGGAACCATGGCACGGGCAGCGGATTCCGCCCGGCTGGCACCGCTTTCTGGGGGTGATTGCCTGCCGGCGCGGCATGGTCGTTCGCGAGCGGGTGATCAATCACCGGCCCCGGCTGCATGGGGAGTCCCACTATGATTTCATGCGGATACCGGTCGTCGCCCGTGATGCGGCGAGAGTTACCCGGTTGACGCCAGAAGCCTGCAGGAATCTTCAGGGTGTCAGTTATGAGATTGCGGAAATACTGCCGCCTGATCCCGTCGCCGAGTCGATCTGA
- a CDS encoding acetyl-CoA C-acyltransferase, giving the protein MKQAVIVASARTPIGKAFKGAFNSTHGADMAAHAIKSALERAKVDPGEIEDVVMGCGLPEGSTGNNVGRIAAIRAGCPVTVSGMTVNRFCSSGLQAVAIAAQRVIVDGVPVMIGAGVESISRVQKNINMNDAANPGVMKLKPGIYFPMGQTAEIVASRYKVSRESQDDYSLLSQQRTAEAQKTGKLAEEIVPMQVTMTEKNKETGEVTKKEFLFAQDEGNRPDTTIEGLRSLKPAFNPQGSVTAGNSSQLSDGAAAVVVMSDEEARRRNLNPLGAFRGLAVAGCEPDEMGIGPVFAVPLLLKRFGLRLDDIDLIELNEAFAVQVVYCRDKLGIDPARLNVNGGAISIGHPYGMTGARQTGSILMELRRRKKKWGIVTMCIGGGMGAAGLFEAF; this is encoded by the coding sequence ATGAAACAGGCAGTAATCGTTGCCAGCGCACGCACCCCCATCGGCAAGGCATTCAAGGGAGCATTTAATTCCACACACGGCGCGGATATGGCGGCCCATGCCATCAAGTCAGCCCTGGAGCGGGCAAAGGTCGATCCGGGGGAGATCGAAGACGTGGTGATGGGGTGCGGACTTCCTGAAGGTTCGACCGGAAACAACGTGGGACGCATTGCCGCGATCCGGGCGGGCTGTCCGGTAACTGTGAGCGGCATGACCGTTAACCGGTTCTGCTCGTCAGGGTTGCAGGCGGTGGCGATCGCTGCCCAGCGGGTGATTGTCGACGGCGTACCAGTGATGATCGGCGCGGGAGTCGAGTCCATCTCCCGTGTCCAGAAGAACATCAACATGAATGACGCCGCCAATCCGGGAGTCATGAAGCTAAAGCCCGGTATCTACTTCCCGATGGGGCAGACGGCGGAAATCGTAGCCAGCCGTTACAAGGTGTCCCGGGAATCCCAGGACGACTACTCGCTGCTTTCCCAGCAGCGCACGGCCGAAGCGCAGAAGACGGGGAAGCTGGCCGAAGAGATCGTTCCCATGCAGGTAACGATGACCGAAAAGAACAAGGAAACGGGAGAAGTTACCAAAAAGGAGTTCCTGTTCGCGCAGGATGAAGGGAACCGTCCCGATACGACCATCGAGGGGCTCCGCTCACTCAAGCCGGCATTCAATCCCCAGGGCAGCGTGACGGCGGGCAATTCGTCGCAGCTTTCCGACGGTGCCGCCGCCGTTGTTGTCATGAGCGATGAGGAAGCCAGACGCCGAAATCTGAATCCACTTGGCGCATTTCGCGGGCTTGCTGTAGCCGGTTGCGAGCCGGATGAAATGGGCATCGGCCCGGTATTCGCCGTGCCACTCCTACTCAAGCGCTTTGGCCTCAGGCTGGATGACATCGATCTGATCGAGCTGAATGAGGCGTTTGCCGTTCAGGTGGTTTATTGCCGTGACAAGCTGGGTATCGATCCCGCCCGGCTCAATGTGAATGGCGGGGCGATTTCCATCGGCCACCCGTACGGGATGACCGGTGCCCGTCAGACCGGTTCGATTCTGATGGAACTCCGCCGCCGCAAGAAAAAATGGGGCATCGTTACCATGTGCATCGGTGGTGGCATGGGGGCGGCCGGCCTGTTTGAGGCTTTCTGA
- the rpoD gene encoding RNA polymerase sigma factor RpoD — protein sequence MPAIRLSASIPEAAHQPIHVLVQKGRAQGFLTWDDLNNQLPDEAKEANIFDDIYQRIAQAGIAVVDSAEAAEPEDEVDTAEVPDEETDEEEDSEPEIAEEPEPAMDAEETKPAETPSVDPVRMYLREMGAVSLLNREGEVILAKRIESGLFTMFHAAYCCPTVLEDMVILGDRLERGEMRLRDLLEEPEVLPEDEEIVPDAESQTLDFTIQSFRKIKALVRDREKILRKTRSSKNASPRAVKSAEKSLADNTRKITVLIRQIRLHKTHLQRLVDRVREFVREVDMIDRELVEAARRIGAGPDALREALHKVRRSKKYAETLSKQTGLSIHEIMHLEQGETERQKLHATLEATTRLPAREIRRLVKAIDSGEQEAAQAKAELVEANLRLVVSIAKRYTNKGLQFLDLIQEGNIGLMKAVDKFDYQRGFKFSTYATWWIRQAITRAIADQARTIRIPVHMIETIHKITRVQRQMLQELGREPGPEEIAQRLDMPLDRVSKVLKIAREPVSLETPVGEDDDSHLGDMLEDTSTVSPTDTVINVSLSEQTRRVLATLTPREEKVLRMRFGIGAKTDHTLEEVGEDFSVTRERIRQIEAKALRKLRHPSRSKRLKTFVDG from the coding sequence ATGCCAGCCATACGGCTCTCCGCATCCATACCTGAAGCAGCCCATCAGCCGATTCATGTACTGGTCCAGAAGGGACGGGCGCAGGGTTTTCTCACGTGGGACGATCTCAATAACCAGCTCCCGGACGAGGCCAAGGAAGCGAATATCTTTGACGACATCTACCAGCGGATCGCGCAGGCAGGGATTGCCGTCGTGGATAGTGCGGAAGCGGCCGAGCCCGAAGACGAAGTAGATACGGCCGAAGTTCCCGACGAGGAAACCGATGAGGAAGAAGATTCCGAACCGGAAATCGCCGAGGAACCGGAGCCGGCGATGGATGCCGAGGAGACAAAACCGGCTGAAACACCGAGCGTCGATCCGGTACGGATGTATCTGCGGGAAATGGGGGCAGTCAGCCTTCTGAACCGGGAAGGCGAGGTGATACTGGCCAAGCGGATCGAAAGCGGCCTTTTTACCATGTTTCATGCGGCGTACTGCTGCCCAACCGTCTTGGAAGACATGGTGATTCTGGGCGACCGGCTGGAGCGGGGCGAAATGCGGCTCCGTGACCTCCTGGAAGAACCGGAAGTGCTGCCCGAAGACGAGGAGATTGTCCCGGACGCCGAGAGCCAGACGCTCGATTTCACGATTCAGTCGTTCCGCAAGATCAAGGCGCTGGTGCGGGACCGTGAAAAGATACTCCGCAAGACCAGGTCATCGAAAAATGCTTCCCCGCGCGCGGTCAAGTCTGCCGAGAAGTCGCTCGCCGACAATACCCGCAAGATTACGGTGCTGATCCGCCAGATCCGGCTTCACAAGACCCACCTTCAGCGGCTGGTAGACCGGGTCCGGGAATTCGTACGCGAGGTCGATATGATCGACCGGGAACTGGTCGAGGCTGCCCGCCGGATCGGCGCCGGTCCGGATGCCCTCCGGGAAGCACTGCACAAGGTCCGCCGGTCAAAGAAATATGCCGAAACCCTCTCGAAGCAGACAGGCTTGTCCATTCATGAGATCATGCACCTGGAACAGGGAGAGACAGAACGGCAGAAGCTGCACGCCACCCTGGAGGCGACGACCCGGCTTCCGGCCCGTGAAATCCGCCGGCTGGTGAAAGCAATCGACAGCGGCGAGCAGGAGGCCGCACAGGCCAAGGCCGAACTGGTAGAGGCCAATCTCCGGCTGGTGGTTTCGATCGCGAAGCGGTACACGAACAAGGGGCTCCAGTTCCTGGATCTCATTCAGGAAGGCAATATTGGCCTGATGAAGGCGGTGGACAAGTTCGACTACCAGCGGGGATTCAAGTTCTCCACCTATGCGACGTGGTGGATTCGTCAGGCCATCACCCGTGCCATCGCCGACCAGGCCCGAACGATCCGGATACCCGTCCACATGATCGAGACCATCCACAAGATCACCCGCGTCCAGCGGCAGATGCTTCAGGAACTTGGCCGCGAACCGGGGCCGGAGGAGATCGCGCAGCGGCTCGACATGCCGCTCGACCGGGTATCAAAGGTGCTGAAGATCGCCCGCGAACCGGTCAGTCTTGAAACCCCGGTGGGTGAAGATGACGATTCGCATCTTGGGGACATGCTTGAAGACACGTCGACTGTTTCGCCTACCGATACGGTCATCAACGTCAGTCTGAGCGAGCAAACCCGCCGGGTGCTGGCGACACTGACGCCCCGGGAGGAAAAGGTTCTTCGCATGCGGTTCGGCATCGGCGCGAAGACCGATCACACGCTTGAGGAAGTGGGAGAGGATTTCTCTGTTACCCGCGAGCGTATCCGGCAGATCGAGGCCAAGGCGCTCCGCAAGCTCCGTCACCCGAGCCGCTCCAAGCGGCTCAAGACGTTTGTCGATGGCTGA